The proteins below come from a single Vicugna pacos chromosome 13, VicPac4, whole genome shotgun sequence genomic window:
- the CC2D1B gene encoding coiled-coil and C2 domain-containing protein 1B isoform X2 has translation MLLGMEETEDDGDLEAELLALTGEAGTTGRKPAPKGQAPLPMAHIEKLAADCMRDVEEEEEEEGLEEDADLLTELQEVLGADEEAGPLDGDETASPGDSEEKGQDNIELSVQTALPTTSVPAVQAGGPQGLQALLEERIHNYREAAASATEAGDAAKARRCDRGLKTLESQLAAVRKGRKISEDEIPPPVALGKRPLAPQETASRRPEAEPPAPHSVEPDNPFQPETSLLDSPGISASPDSDPDPRALLLARQREYKVAALNAKRAGDLDRARELMRIGKRFGAVLEALEKGKPVDLSAMPPAPEDLKPLPQATKAPTAPSVAPPAVEQVQPVMASDIPATPVAPAEPQTVLDALQQRLNKYREAGIQARGSGDERKARMHERIAKQYQDAIRAHRAGRKVDFAELPVPPGFPPIPGLEHTMDTEEDVVAATLAAAQKLASEDAAPAEEEEDQDEDEPPAQAPVAKKPTQPVVPSSRPPSEPKASSSKESLSPSVREQLTLLEARKLQYQRAALQAKRAQDLEQAKAHLRVAKCLEAQIIQVRAGRPVDLSKVPSPLTDEEGDFILIHHEDLRLSQKAEEVYAQLQKMLLEQHEKCLLFSKQFMHQGNVAETTRFEKLAQDRKKQLEILQLAQAQGLDPPNHHFELKTFQTVRIFAELNSTEMHLIIVRGMNLPAPPGVTPDDLDAFVRFEFHYPNSDQAQKNKTTVVKNTNSPEFDQLFKLNINRNHRGFRRVIQSKGIKFEIFHKGSFFRSDKLVGTAHLKLERLENECEIREIVEVLDGRKPTGGKLEVKVRLREPLSGQDVQMVTENWLVLEPRGV, from the exons ATGCTGCTGGGGATGGAGGAGACTGAAGATGACGGGGACCTGGAGGCTGAGCTGCTGGCTCTCACGGGGGAAGCAGGGACCACTGGCAGGAAGCCAGCACCCAAGGGGCAGG ccccgCTGCCTATGGCCCACATCGAGAAGCTGGCGGCGGACTGTATGcgggatgtggaggaggaggaggaggaggaaggactgGAGGAGGATGCAGACTTGCTG ACTGagctgcaggaggtcctgggtgcaGATGAGGAGGCTGGGCCCCTGGATGGCGATgagacagccagccctggtgactcTGAGGAGAAGGGACAGGACAACATTGAACTTTCAGTGCAGACAGCTCTCCCAACAACTTCAGTCCCAGCAGTTCAG GCTGGAGGGCCTCAGGGGCTGCAGGCTCTGCTGGAGGAGCGAATCCACAACTACCGTGAGGCTGCGGCCAGTGCCACGGAGGCAGGTGACGCGGCCAAGGCCAGGCGCTGTGACCGTGGCCTGAAG ACTCTGGAGTCCCAGCTGGCTGCTGTGAGGAAAGGCAGGAAGATCAGTGAGGATGAGATCCCACCTCCAGTGGCCTTGGGCAAGAGGCCCCTGGCCCCCCAGGAAACAGCCAGCAGGAGGCCTGAAGCAGAACCCCCAGCTCCCCACTCTGTGGAACCAG ACAACCCCTTCCAGCCTGAGACAAGCCTCTTGGACAGCCCTGGTATTTCTGCCTCACCTGATTCTGACCCAGACCCACGGGCCCTGTTGTTGGCCCGACAGAGAGAGTACAAAGTGGCTGCTCTGAATGCCAAGCGGGCTGGAGACCTAGACCGTGCCCGAGAGCTCATGAGGATTGGGAAG AGATTTGGTGCTGTCCTGGAGGCCTTGGAGAAGGGGAAGCCTGTGGACCTGAGTGCCATGCCCCCAGCACCTGAGG ACCTGAAGCCCCTCCCACAAGCTACCAAGGCCCCTACAGCACCCTCAGTTGCACCCCCAGCAGTGGAGCAAGTACAGCCAGTGATGGCCTCTGACATCCCAGCAACCCCAG TGGCCCCTGCTGAGCCACAGACAGTGCTAGACGCCCTGCAGCAGAGGCTGAACAAGTACCGGGAGGCAGGCATCCAGGCCCGGGGCAGTGGGGATGAGCGCAAGGCCCGGATGCATGAGCGCATTGCCAAG CAATATCAAGATGCCATTCGAGCACACCGAGCAGGACGGAAAGTTGACTTTGCTGAGTTGCCTGTTCCTCCAG GATTCCCCCCCATACCGGGCCTGGAGCATACCATGGATACAGAGGAGGATGTAGTGGCAGCTACTTTAGCAGCTGCCCAGAAACTGGCCTCAGAGGATGCAGCCccagcagaggaagaggaggaccaGGACGAG GAtgagcccccagcccaggccccagtGGCCAAGAAGCCAACACAGCCTGTGGTGCCTTCATCCCGGCCCCCATCTGAGCCCAAGGCCTCGAGTTCCAAGGAGTCGCTGAGTCCATCTG TGCGGGAGCAGCTGACGCTGTTAGAGGCACGTAAACTGCAGTACCAGCGGGCAGCCCTGCAGGCCAAGCGCGCCCAGGACCTGGAGCAGGCCAAAGCGCATCTGCGGGTGGCCAAATGCCTTGAGGCTCAGATCATCCAGGTCCGAGCTGGGCGACCTGTGGACCTCTCCAAG GTACCTTCACCTTTAACGGATGAAGAGGGTGACTTCATCCTGATCCACCATGAGGACCTGCGACTCTCCCAGAAGGCTGAGGAGGTGTATGCCCAGCTGCAAAAAATGCTTCTGGAGCAGCATGAG AAGTGTCTGCTGTTCTCCAAGCAGTTCATGCACCAGGGCAATGTGGCCGAGACCACCCG GTTTGAGAAGCTTGCTCAGGACCGCAAGAAGCAGCTTGAGATCCTGCAGCTGGCTCAGGCCCAGGGCCTCGACCCTCCCAACCACCACTTTGAGTTGAAGACATTCCAAACTGTGAG GATCTTCGCAGAACTCAACAGCACAGAAATGCATCTGATCATTGTCCGGGGCATGaacctcccagcacctccag GGGTGACTCCTGATGACTTGGATGCGTTTGTGCGGTTTGAGTTCCACTACCCTAATTCG GACCAggctcaaaaaaacaaaacaactgtaGTGAAAAACACAAACTCTCCAG AATTTGATCAACTCTTCAAGCTAAACATCAACCGAAACCACCGGGGATTCAGGAGGGTGATTCAAAGCAAAGGAATCAAGTTTGAAATCTTCCACAAAGG ATCCTTCTTCAGAAGTGACAAGCTGGTCGGCACAGCCCACCTGAAACTAGAGCGGCTGGAGAATGAGTGTGAGATCAGAGAGATCGTGGAG GTCCTGGACGGAAGGAAGCCCACTGGGGGCAAGCTGGAGGTGAAGGTGAGGCTGCGGGAGCCTCTGAGTGGCCAGGACGTACAGATGGTCACCGAGAACTGGCTGGTCCTGGAGCCCAGGGGCGTGTGA
- the CC2D1B gene encoding coiled-coil and C2 domain-containing protein 1B isoform X3, translated as MPGPRPRKGPQASGQGVAAAKQLGLFVEFSPEDMLLGMEETEDDGDLEAELLALTGEAGTTGRKPAPKGQAPLPMAHIEKLAADCMRDVEEEEEEEGLEEDADLLTELQEVLGADEEAGPLDGDETASPGDSEEKGQDNIELSVQTALPTTSVPAVQAGGPQGLQALLEERIHNYREAAASATEAGDAAKARRCDRGLKTLESQLAAVRKGRKISEDEIPPPVALGKRPLAPQETASRRPEAEPPAPHSVEPDNPFQPETSLLDSPGISASPDSDPDPRALLLARQREYKVAALNAKRAGDLDRARELMRIGKRFGAVLEALEKGKPVDLSAMPPAPEDLKPLPQATKAPTAPSVAPPAVEQVQPVMASDIPATPVAPAEPQTVLDALQQRLNKYREAGIQARGSGDERKARMHERIAKQYQDAIRAHRAGRKVDFAELPVPPGFPPIPGLEHTMDTEEDVVAATLAAAQKLASEDAAPAEEEEDQDEDEPPAQAPVAKKPTQPVVPSSRPPSEPKASSSKESLSPSVREQLTLLEARKLQYQRAALQAKRAQDLEQAKAHLRVAKCLEAQIIQVRAGRPVDLSKVPSPLTDEEGDFILIHHEDLRLSQKAEEVYAQLQKMLLEQHEKCLLFSKQFMHQGNVAETTRFEKLAQDRKKQLEILQLAQAQGLDPPNHHFELKTFQTVRIFAELNSTEMHLIIVRGMNLPAPPGVTPDDLDAFVRFEFHYPNSDQAQKNKTTVVKNTNSPEFDQLFKLNINRNHRGFRRVIQSKGIKFEIFHKGSWTEGSPLGASWR; from the exons ATGCCAGGGCCAAGACCTCGGAAGGGCCCTCAGGCCAGTGGCCAGGGTGTGGCAGCTGCCAAGCAG CTCGGGCTCTTTGTGGAGTTCAGCCCTGAGGACATGCTGCTGGGGATGGAGGAGACTGAAGATGACGGGGACCTGGAGGCTGAGCTGCTGGCTCTCACGGGGGAAGCAGGGACCACTGGCAGGAAGCCAGCACCCAAGGGGCAGG ccccgCTGCCTATGGCCCACATCGAGAAGCTGGCGGCGGACTGTATGcgggatgtggaggaggaggaggaggaggaaggactgGAGGAGGATGCAGACTTGCTG ACTGagctgcaggaggtcctgggtgcaGATGAGGAGGCTGGGCCCCTGGATGGCGATgagacagccagccctggtgactcTGAGGAGAAGGGACAGGACAACATTGAACTTTCAGTGCAGACAGCTCTCCCAACAACTTCAGTCCCAGCAGTTCAG GCTGGAGGGCCTCAGGGGCTGCAGGCTCTGCTGGAGGAGCGAATCCACAACTACCGTGAGGCTGCGGCCAGTGCCACGGAGGCAGGTGACGCGGCCAAGGCCAGGCGCTGTGACCGTGGCCTGAAG ACTCTGGAGTCCCAGCTGGCTGCTGTGAGGAAAGGCAGGAAGATCAGTGAGGATGAGATCCCACCTCCAGTGGCCTTGGGCAAGAGGCCCCTGGCCCCCCAGGAAACAGCCAGCAGGAGGCCTGAAGCAGAACCCCCAGCTCCCCACTCTGTGGAACCAG ACAACCCCTTCCAGCCTGAGACAAGCCTCTTGGACAGCCCTGGTATTTCTGCCTCACCTGATTCTGACCCAGACCCACGGGCCCTGTTGTTGGCCCGACAGAGAGAGTACAAAGTGGCTGCTCTGAATGCCAAGCGGGCTGGAGACCTAGACCGTGCCCGAGAGCTCATGAGGATTGGGAAG AGATTTGGTGCTGTCCTGGAGGCCTTGGAGAAGGGGAAGCCTGTGGACCTGAGTGCCATGCCCCCAGCACCTGAGG ACCTGAAGCCCCTCCCACAAGCTACCAAGGCCCCTACAGCACCCTCAGTTGCACCCCCAGCAGTGGAGCAAGTACAGCCAGTGATGGCCTCTGACATCCCAGCAACCCCAG TGGCCCCTGCTGAGCCACAGACAGTGCTAGACGCCCTGCAGCAGAGGCTGAACAAGTACCGGGAGGCAGGCATCCAGGCCCGGGGCAGTGGGGATGAGCGCAAGGCCCGGATGCATGAGCGCATTGCCAAG CAATATCAAGATGCCATTCGAGCACACCGAGCAGGACGGAAAGTTGACTTTGCTGAGTTGCCTGTTCCTCCAG GATTCCCCCCCATACCGGGCCTGGAGCATACCATGGATACAGAGGAGGATGTAGTGGCAGCTACTTTAGCAGCTGCCCAGAAACTGGCCTCAGAGGATGCAGCCccagcagaggaagaggaggaccaGGACGAG GAtgagcccccagcccaggccccagtGGCCAAGAAGCCAACACAGCCTGTGGTGCCTTCATCCCGGCCCCCATCTGAGCCCAAGGCCTCGAGTTCCAAGGAGTCGCTGAGTCCATCTG TGCGGGAGCAGCTGACGCTGTTAGAGGCACGTAAACTGCAGTACCAGCGGGCAGCCCTGCAGGCCAAGCGCGCCCAGGACCTGGAGCAGGCCAAAGCGCATCTGCGGGTGGCCAAATGCCTTGAGGCTCAGATCATCCAGGTCCGAGCTGGGCGACCTGTGGACCTCTCCAAG GTACCTTCACCTTTAACGGATGAAGAGGGTGACTTCATCCTGATCCACCATGAGGACCTGCGACTCTCCCAGAAGGCTGAGGAGGTGTATGCCCAGCTGCAAAAAATGCTTCTGGAGCAGCATGAG AAGTGTCTGCTGTTCTCCAAGCAGTTCATGCACCAGGGCAATGTGGCCGAGACCACCCG GTTTGAGAAGCTTGCTCAGGACCGCAAGAAGCAGCTTGAGATCCTGCAGCTGGCTCAGGCCCAGGGCCTCGACCCTCCCAACCACCACTTTGAGTTGAAGACATTCCAAACTGTGAG GATCTTCGCAGAACTCAACAGCACAGAAATGCATCTGATCATTGTCCGGGGCATGaacctcccagcacctccag GGGTGACTCCTGATGACTTGGATGCGTTTGTGCGGTTTGAGTTCCACTACCCTAATTCG GACCAggctcaaaaaaacaaaacaactgtaGTGAAAAACACAAACTCTCCAG AATTTGATCAACTCTTCAAGCTAAACATCAACCGAAACCACCGGGGATTCAGGAGGGTGATTCAAAGCAAAGGAATCAAGTTTGAAATCTTCCACAAAGG GTCCTGGACGGAAGGAAGCCCACTGGGGGCAAGCTGGAGGTGA
- the CC2D1B gene encoding coiled-coil and C2 domain-containing protein 1B isoform X1: MPGPRPRKGPQASGQGVAAAKQLGLFVEFSPEDMLLGMEETEDDGDLEAELLALTGEAGTTGRKPAPKGQAPLPMAHIEKLAADCMRDVEEEEEEEGLEEDADLLTELQEVLGADEEAGPLDGDETASPGDSEEKGQDNIELSVQTALPTTSVPAVQAGGPQGLQALLEERIHNYREAAASATEAGDAAKARRCDRGLKTLESQLAAVRKGRKISEDEIPPPVALGKRPLAPQETASRRPEAEPPAPHSVEPDNPFQPETSLLDSPGISASPDSDPDPRALLLARQREYKVAALNAKRAGDLDRARELMRIGKRFGAVLEALEKGKPVDLSAMPPAPEDLKPLPQATKAPTAPSVAPPAVEQVQPVMASDIPATPVAPAEPQTVLDALQQRLNKYREAGIQARGSGDERKARMHERIAKQYQDAIRAHRAGRKVDFAELPVPPGFPPIPGLEHTMDTEEDVVAATLAAAQKLASEDAAPAEEEEDQDEDEPPAQAPVAKKPTQPVVPSSRPPSEPKASSSKESLSPSVREQLTLLEARKLQYQRAALQAKRAQDLEQAKAHLRVAKCLEAQIIQVRAGRPVDLSKVPSPLTDEEGDFILIHHEDLRLSQKAEEVYAQLQKMLLEQHEKCLLFSKQFMHQGNVAETTRFEKLAQDRKKQLEILQLAQAQGLDPPNHHFELKTFQTVRIFAELNSTEMHLIIVRGMNLPAPPGVTPDDLDAFVRFEFHYPNSDQAQKNKTTVVKNTNSPEFDQLFKLNINRNHRGFRRVIQSKGIKFEIFHKGSFFRSDKLVGTAHLKLERLENECEIREIVEVLDGRKPTGGKLEVKVRLREPLSGQDVQMVTENWLVLEPRGV, encoded by the exons ATGCCAGGGCCAAGACCTCGGAAGGGCCCTCAGGCCAGTGGCCAGGGTGTGGCAGCTGCCAAGCAG CTCGGGCTCTTTGTGGAGTTCAGCCCTGAGGACATGCTGCTGGGGATGGAGGAGACTGAAGATGACGGGGACCTGGAGGCTGAGCTGCTGGCTCTCACGGGGGAAGCAGGGACCACTGGCAGGAAGCCAGCACCCAAGGGGCAGG ccccgCTGCCTATGGCCCACATCGAGAAGCTGGCGGCGGACTGTATGcgggatgtggaggaggaggaggaggaggaaggactgGAGGAGGATGCAGACTTGCTG ACTGagctgcaggaggtcctgggtgcaGATGAGGAGGCTGGGCCCCTGGATGGCGATgagacagccagccctggtgactcTGAGGAGAAGGGACAGGACAACATTGAACTTTCAGTGCAGACAGCTCTCCCAACAACTTCAGTCCCAGCAGTTCAG GCTGGAGGGCCTCAGGGGCTGCAGGCTCTGCTGGAGGAGCGAATCCACAACTACCGTGAGGCTGCGGCCAGTGCCACGGAGGCAGGTGACGCGGCCAAGGCCAGGCGCTGTGACCGTGGCCTGAAG ACTCTGGAGTCCCAGCTGGCTGCTGTGAGGAAAGGCAGGAAGATCAGTGAGGATGAGATCCCACCTCCAGTGGCCTTGGGCAAGAGGCCCCTGGCCCCCCAGGAAACAGCCAGCAGGAGGCCTGAAGCAGAACCCCCAGCTCCCCACTCTGTGGAACCAG ACAACCCCTTCCAGCCTGAGACAAGCCTCTTGGACAGCCCTGGTATTTCTGCCTCACCTGATTCTGACCCAGACCCACGGGCCCTGTTGTTGGCCCGACAGAGAGAGTACAAAGTGGCTGCTCTGAATGCCAAGCGGGCTGGAGACCTAGACCGTGCCCGAGAGCTCATGAGGATTGGGAAG AGATTTGGTGCTGTCCTGGAGGCCTTGGAGAAGGGGAAGCCTGTGGACCTGAGTGCCATGCCCCCAGCACCTGAGG ACCTGAAGCCCCTCCCACAAGCTACCAAGGCCCCTACAGCACCCTCAGTTGCACCCCCAGCAGTGGAGCAAGTACAGCCAGTGATGGCCTCTGACATCCCAGCAACCCCAG TGGCCCCTGCTGAGCCACAGACAGTGCTAGACGCCCTGCAGCAGAGGCTGAACAAGTACCGGGAGGCAGGCATCCAGGCCCGGGGCAGTGGGGATGAGCGCAAGGCCCGGATGCATGAGCGCATTGCCAAG CAATATCAAGATGCCATTCGAGCACACCGAGCAGGACGGAAAGTTGACTTTGCTGAGTTGCCTGTTCCTCCAG GATTCCCCCCCATACCGGGCCTGGAGCATACCATGGATACAGAGGAGGATGTAGTGGCAGCTACTTTAGCAGCTGCCCAGAAACTGGCCTCAGAGGATGCAGCCccagcagaggaagaggaggaccaGGACGAG GAtgagcccccagcccaggccccagtGGCCAAGAAGCCAACACAGCCTGTGGTGCCTTCATCCCGGCCCCCATCTGAGCCCAAGGCCTCGAGTTCCAAGGAGTCGCTGAGTCCATCTG TGCGGGAGCAGCTGACGCTGTTAGAGGCACGTAAACTGCAGTACCAGCGGGCAGCCCTGCAGGCCAAGCGCGCCCAGGACCTGGAGCAGGCCAAAGCGCATCTGCGGGTGGCCAAATGCCTTGAGGCTCAGATCATCCAGGTCCGAGCTGGGCGACCTGTGGACCTCTCCAAG GTACCTTCACCTTTAACGGATGAAGAGGGTGACTTCATCCTGATCCACCATGAGGACCTGCGACTCTCCCAGAAGGCTGAGGAGGTGTATGCCCAGCTGCAAAAAATGCTTCTGGAGCAGCATGAG AAGTGTCTGCTGTTCTCCAAGCAGTTCATGCACCAGGGCAATGTGGCCGAGACCACCCG GTTTGAGAAGCTTGCTCAGGACCGCAAGAAGCAGCTTGAGATCCTGCAGCTGGCTCAGGCCCAGGGCCTCGACCCTCCCAACCACCACTTTGAGTTGAAGACATTCCAAACTGTGAG GATCTTCGCAGAACTCAACAGCACAGAAATGCATCTGATCATTGTCCGGGGCATGaacctcccagcacctccag GGGTGACTCCTGATGACTTGGATGCGTTTGTGCGGTTTGAGTTCCACTACCCTAATTCG GACCAggctcaaaaaaacaaaacaactgtaGTGAAAAACACAAACTCTCCAG AATTTGATCAACTCTTCAAGCTAAACATCAACCGAAACCACCGGGGATTCAGGAGGGTGATTCAAAGCAAAGGAATCAAGTTTGAAATCTTCCACAAAGG ATCCTTCTTCAGAAGTGACAAGCTGGTCGGCACAGCCCACCTGAAACTAGAGCGGCTGGAGAATGAGTGTGAGATCAGAGAGATCGTGGAG GTCCTGGACGGAAGGAAGCCCACTGGGGGCAAGCTGGAGGTGAAGGTGAGGCTGCGGGAGCCTCTGAGTGGCCAGGACGTACAGATGGTCACCGAGAACTGGCTGGTCCTGGAGCCCAGGGGCGTGTGA
- the CC2D1B gene encoding coiled-coil and C2 domain-containing protein 1B isoform X4 yields MPGPRPRKGPQASGQGVAAAKQLGLFVEFSPEDMLLGMEETEDDGDLEAELLALTGEAGTTGRKPAPKGQAPLPMAHIEKLAADCMRDVEEEEEEEGLEEDADLLTELQEVLGADEEAGPLDGDETASPGDSEEKGQDNIELSVQTALPTTSVPAVQAGGPQGLQALLEERIHNYREAAASATEAGDAAKARRCDRGLKTLESQLAAVRKGRKISEDEIPPPVALGKRPLAPQETASRRPEAEPPAPHSVEPDNPFQPETSLLDSPGISASPDSDPDPRALLLARQREYKVAALNAKRAGDLDRARELMRIGKRFGAVLEALEKGKPVDLSAMPPAPEDLKPLPQATKAPTAPSVAPPAVEQVQPVMASDIPATPVAPAEPQTVLDALQQRLNKYREAGIQARGSGDERKARMHERIAKQYQDAIRAHRAGRKVDFAELPVPPGFPPIPGLEHTMDTEEDVVAATLAAAQKLASEDAAPAEEEEDQDEDEPPAQAPVAKKPTQPVVPSSRPPSEPKASSSKESLSPSVREQLTLLEARKLQYQRAALQAKRAQDLEQAKAHLRVAKCLEAQIIQVRAGRPVDLSKVPSPLTDEEGDFILIHHEDLRLSQKAEEVYAQLQKMLLEQHEKCLLFSKQFMHQGNVAETTRFEKLAQDRKKQLEILQLAQAQGLDPPNHHFELKTFQTDLRRTQQHRNASDHCPGHEPPSTSRGDS; encoded by the exons ATGCCAGGGCCAAGACCTCGGAAGGGCCCTCAGGCCAGTGGCCAGGGTGTGGCAGCTGCCAAGCAG CTCGGGCTCTTTGTGGAGTTCAGCCCTGAGGACATGCTGCTGGGGATGGAGGAGACTGAAGATGACGGGGACCTGGAGGCTGAGCTGCTGGCTCTCACGGGGGAAGCAGGGACCACTGGCAGGAAGCCAGCACCCAAGGGGCAGG ccccgCTGCCTATGGCCCACATCGAGAAGCTGGCGGCGGACTGTATGcgggatgtggaggaggaggaggaggaggaaggactgGAGGAGGATGCAGACTTGCTG ACTGagctgcaggaggtcctgggtgcaGATGAGGAGGCTGGGCCCCTGGATGGCGATgagacagccagccctggtgactcTGAGGAGAAGGGACAGGACAACATTGAACTTTCAGTGCAGACAGCTCTCCCAACAACTTCAGTCCCAGCAGTTCAG GCTGGAGGGCCTCAGGGGCTGCAGGCTCTGCTGGAGGAGCGAATCCACAACTACCGTGAGGCTGCGGCCAGTGCCACGGAGGCAGGTGACGCGGCCAAGGCCAGGCGCTGTGACCGTGGCCTGAAG ACTCTGGAGTCCCAGCTGGCTGCTGTGAGGAAAGGCAGGAAGATCAGTGAGGATGAGATCCCACCTCCAGTGGCCTTGGGCAAGAGGCCCCTGGCCCCCCAGGAAACAGCCAGCAGGAGGCCTGAAGCAGAACCCCCAGCTCCCCACTCTGTGGAACCAG ACAACCCCTTCCAGCCTGAGACAAGCCTCTTGGACAGCCCTGGTATTTCTGCCTCACCTGATTCTGACCCAGACCCACGGGCCCTGTTGTTGGCCCGACAGAGAGAGTACAAAGTGGCTGCTCTGAATGCCAAGCGGGCTGGAGACCTAGACCGTGCCCGAGAGCTCATGAGGATTGGGAAG AGATTTGGTGCTGTCCTGGAGGCCTTGGAGAAGGGGAAGCCTGTGGACCTGAGTGCCATGCCCCCAGCACCTGAGG ACCTGAAGCCCCTCCCACAAGCTACCAAGGCCCCTACAGCACCCTCAGTTGCACCCCCAGCAGTGGAGCAAGTACAGCCAGTGATGGCCTCTGACATCCCAGCAACCCCAG TGGCCCCTGCTGAGCCACAGACAGTGCTAGACGCCCTGCAGCAGAGGCTGAACAAGTACCGGGAGGCAGGCATCCAGGCCCGGGGCAGTGGGGATGAGCGCAAGGCCCGGATGCATGAGCGCATTGCCAAG CAATATCAAGATGCCATTCGAGCACACCGAGCAGGACGGAAAGTTGACTTTGCTGAGTTGCCTGTTCCTCCAG GATTCCCCCCCATACCGGGCCTGGAGCATACCATGGATACAGAGGAGGATGTAGTGGCAGCTACTTTAGCAGCTGCCCAGAAACTGGCCTCAGAGGATGCAGCCccagcagaggaagaggaggaccaGGACGAG GAtgagcccccagcccaggccccagtGGCCAAGAAGCCAACACAGCCTGTGGTGCCTTCATCCCGGCCCCCATCTGAGCCCAAGGCCTCGAGTTCCAAGGAGTCGCTGAGTCCATCTG TGCGGGAGCAGCTGACGCTGTTAGAGGCACGTAAACTGCAGTACCAGCGGGCAGCCCTGCAGGCCAAGCGCGCCCAGGACCTGGAGCAGGCCAAAGCGCATCTGCGGGTGGCCAAATGCCTTGAGGCTCAGATCATCCAGGTCCGAGCTGGGCGACCTGTGGACCTCTCCAAG GTACCTTCACCTTTAACGGATGAAGAGGGTGACTTCATCCTGATCCACCATGAGGACCTGCGACTCTCCCAGAAGGCTGAGGAGGTGTATGCCCAGCTGCAAAAAATGCTTCTGGAGCAGCATGAG AAGTGTCTGCTGTTCTCCAAGCAGTTCATGCACCAGGGCAATGTGGCCGAGACCACCCG GTTTGAGAAGCTTGCTCAGGACCGCAAGAAGCAGCTTGAGATCCTGCAGCTGGCTCAGGCCCAGGGCCTCGACCCTCCCAACCACCACTTTGAGTTGAAGACATTCCAAACT GATCTTCGCAGAACTCAACAGCACAGAAATGCATCTGATCATTGTCCGGGGCATGaacctcccagcacctccag GGGTGACTCCTGA